From a region of the Desulfuromonas sp. KJ2020 genome:
- the fic gene encoding protein adenylyltransferase Fic: MKWQPDHPYNTLPPLPPPVEAVETRTILKACIPARAALAELKQAGELLPDQDLLINLLPLLEAKDSSEIENILTTTDKLFRHAQRESEADAATREALRYRTALYQGFRQLQDRPLSTATAIEVCSTLKNQAMELRRLPGTVIGNQTTGEVIYTPPEGESIIRDLLSNWERFIHAEDDLDPLIKMAISHYQFEAIHPFYDGNGRTGRILNVLYLIEQGLLTLPILYLSRYIVQNKSAYYRLLNQVTRDDQWQEWILFMLEGVAQVSRWTCLKIAAVRELMEQTSLYVKEQLPKIYSHELMQVLFEQPYCRISSLVERDIAQRQTASVYLNKLVDIGVLEEKAAGKEKLFMHTKLVRLMSQDSNQFPPYPTS, from the coding sequence ATGAAATGGCAGCCAGATCACCCCTACAACACCCTGCCGCCCCTGCCTCCCCCGGTGGAAGCGGTCGAAACCCGGACAATTCTCAAGGCCTGCATCCCGGCTCGCGCCGCCCTTGCCGAGCTCAAGCAGGCGGGGGAATTGCTGCCGGACCAGGATCTGTTGATCAATCTGCTACCGCTGCTGGAAGCTAAAGACAGCTCGGAAATCGAGAATATCCTGACCACCACCGACAAGCTGTTTCGCCACGCCCAGCGGGAAAGTGAAGCCGATGCGGCCACCCGGGAGGCGCTACGTTACCGTACCGCCCTGTATCAGGGTTTCCGGCAACTGCAGGATCGGCCCCTGTCCACCGCAACCGCCATCGAGGTCTGCAGTACCCTGAAGAATCAGGCCATGGAGCTGCGCCGGTTGCCGGGTACTGTTATTGGCAATCAGACCACCGGCGAGGTGATCTATACGCCGCCTGAAGGTGAATCGATCATCCGTGATCTACTGAGCAACTGGGAACGCTTTATCCATGCCGAAGACGATCTGGACCCGCTGATCAAGATGGCCATCAGCCACTACCAGTTCGAAGCCATTCACCCCTTTTACGATGGCAATGGCCGCACCGGACGTATCCTCAATGTCCTCTATCTGATCGAACAGGGGCTGCTGACTCTGCCGATACTCTATCTGAGCCGCTATATCGTGCAGAACAAATCGGCGTACTACCGCTTGCTGAATCAGGTAACACGGGATGATCAGTGGCAGGAGTGGATTCTTTTCATGCTCGAAGGGGTCGCGCAGGTATCGCGCTGGACCTGTCTGAAAATTGCCGCCGTACGGGAGTTGATGGAGCAAACGTCTCTTTACGTCAAAGAGCAGCTCCCTAAGATATACAGTCACGAGTTGATGCAGGTACTCTTTGAACAACCCTATTGTCGCATCAGCTCGCTGGTGGAGCGGGATATCGCCCAACGGCAAACGGCCTCGGTTTACCTGAATAAGCTGGTGGATATTGGCGTACTGGAAGAAAAGGCCGCCGGCAAGGAGAAATTATTCATGCATACGAAACTGGTGCGACTGATGTCGCAGGACAGCAACCAATTCCCCCCCTATCCGACGTCATGA
- the aroF gene encoding 3-deoxy-7-phosphoheptulonate synthase — protein sequence MIIVMKQGVGKEELSEVKKRIRELGYKPHVIHGETRNVIGAVGDERGKMVLQSLESMPGVESVVPILKPYKLASREVCPAPSEIELAPGVTIGGSSLVVMAGPCSVESEEQIVETARAVKAAGAKVLRGGAFKPRTSPYSFQGMEEEGLKLLDLARQETGLPIVTEVVNPRDVELVARYADIMQVGARNVQNFALLKMLGKLDKPVLLKRGMATTIQEFLMSAEYILAEGNRRVILCERGIRTFETATRNTLDISAVPVLKEQTHLPVMIDPSHATGHASLVPSMSYAAVAAGCDGLIIEVHPCPEKAASDGPQSLRPQEFAAVMEKLRQYAAVAGKTL from the coding sequence ATGATCATCGTCATGAAGCAAGGCGTCGGCAAGGAAGAACTTTCCGAAGTGAAAAAACGCATTCGCGAACTCGGTTACAAGCCCCACGTCATCCACGGGGAGACCCGCAATGTCATCGGCGCCGTCGGGGATGAGCGGGGCAAGATGGTGCTGCAGTCTCTGGAGTCCATGCCCGGCGTGGAGAGCGTGGTCCCCATTCTTAAGCCTTACAAACTGGCTAGTCGGGAAGTGTGCCCCGCTCCCAGTGAAATCGAGCTGGCGCCGGGTGTGACCATAGGCGGTTCTTCCCTGGTGGTCATGGCCGGACCCTGCTCGGTGGAAAGCGAAGAGCAGATCGTCGAGACGGCCAGGGCGGTCAAGGCGGCTGGCGCCAAGGTGCTGCGCGGCGGGGCGTTCAAGCCGCGGACGAGCCCCTATTCGTTCCAGGGGATGGAGGAAGAGGGGCTGAAGCTGCTCGATCTGGCGCGGCAGGAGACCGGCCTGCCCATCGTCACCGAGGTGGTCAACCCCCGGGACGTCGAGCTGGTGGCCCGCTATGCGGATATCATGCAGGTGGGGGCGCGCAACGTGCAGAACTTCGCCCTGCTCAAAATGCTGGGTAAGCTCGACAAGCCGGTGCTGCTCAAACGCGGCATGGCCACCACCATCCAGGAGTTCCTCATGAGTGCCGAGTACATTCTGGCCGAGGGCAACCGTCGCGTCATCCTCTGCGAACGGGGGATCCGCACCTTCGAGACTGCCACCCGCAACACCCTGGATATTTCGGCGGTGCCGGTTCTCAAGGAGCAGACCCACCTGCCCGTGATGATCGATCCCTCCCATGCCACCGGCCATGCCAGCCTCGTCCCCTCCATGAGCTATGCCGCTGTCGCCGCCGGCTGCGACGGCCTCATTATCGAGGTGCATCCCTGCCCCGAAAAGGCGGCCAGTGACGGGCCTCAGTCCCTGCGGCCCCAGGAGTTCGCCGCCGTCATGGAAAAGTTGCGGCAGTACGCGGCGGTCGCTGGCAAAACCCTGTAA
- a CDS encoding toxin-antitoxin system HicB family antitoxin, whose translation MIDAEKYNISIKKITEDGEICYEAKVKELPDIAEYADTFQEAYDLALDSINTTYEYFEEKGKPFPAPYVSNEEYSGRVTLRTSKTLHRFLAESSEEEGVSLNQHIVNILTFYSGIYANPIKAFNWFAADNPKQQSYELQVKPQTRNLRLVQRNDRVLPHQESVGWRR comes from the coding sequence ATGATAGACGCAGAAAAATACAACATTTCAATAAAGAAGATTACAGAAGACGGGGAAATTTGTTACGAAGCAAAAGTCAAAGAGCTTCCAGATATCGCTGAGTACGCTGACACTTTTCAGGAAGCCTATGATTTAGCTTTGGATTCGATAAACACTACTTATGAATACTTTGAGGAGAAAGGGAAGCCCTTTCCCGCACCTTATGTTTCAAATGAAGAATATAGCGGTAGGGTGACTCTAAGGACCTCAAAGACTCTTCATAGATTCCTGGCTGAAAGCTCTGAAGAGGAAGGTGTCAGCTTAAATCAGCACATAGTGAATATTCTGACTTTCTACTCAGGCATCTATGCAAATCCAATTAAAGCCTTCAACTGGTTTGCAGCAGACAACCCTAAGCAACAAAGCTATGAGCTTCAAGTCAAACCACAAACAAGAAATCTAAGATTGGTTCAAAGAAACGATAGAGTATTGCCACACCAAGAGAGTGTTGGCTGGAGACGATAA
- a CDS encoding DUF3015 family protein, translating to MKKILVATLALSLLATTAFAAGQADRNTGCGLGSLLWEGKADGSVISQSLQATTNGTFGNQTFGITSGTLGCEQPANIIKNDRALAFTRDNLDPLARDIAAGGGETLETLAELLEVPAAERANLYSRLQSNFEQIFVTGQESSADVIDSIITIAG from the coding sequence ATGAAAAAAATTCTCGTAGCAACTCTGGCCCTTTCCCTTCTGGCCACCACGGCTTTTGCCGCCGGTCAAGCCGACCGAAACACGGGCTGCGGCCTCGGTTCCCTGCTCTGGGAAGGCAAAGCGGACGGCTCCGTTATCTCCCAGTCCCTGCAGGCGACCACCAACGGGACCTTCGGCAACCAGACTTTCGGCATCACCTCCGGTACCCTCGGCTGCGAGCAGCCGGCCAACATTATCAAGAATGACCGCGCCCTCGCTTTCACCCGCGACAATCTCGACCCCCTGGCTCGTGACATCGCGGCCGGCGGCGGTGAGACCCTGGAGACCCTTGCTGAGCTGCTGGAAGTTCCCGCTGCTGAGCGCGCCAATCTCTACAGCCGCCTGCAGTCCAATTTCGAGCAGATTTTCGTCACCGGTCAGGAAAGCAGCGCCGACGTGATCGACAGCATCATCACCATCGCGGGTTAA
- a CDS encoding helix-turn-helix domain-containing protein, with translation MKVTEIEMLPDGRMDANNAALYLGMAPKTLAMMRYQGKGPLFIKRGRIFYRKDDLDQWIAEGSGMKSTAQARLVKA, from the coding sequence ATGAAGGTCACAGAAATTGAAATGCTTCCCGATGGGAGAATGGACGCCAACAATGCCGCACTGTATTTAGGCATGGCACCCAAAACCCTTGCCATGATGCGTTACCAGGGCAAAGGGCCTCTCTTCATCAAACGAGGCAGAATTTTCTATCGCAAGGACGACTTGGACCAATGGATTGCCGAAGGCTCAGGCATGAAAAGCACTGCTCAGGCAAGACTGGTCAAAGCATAA
- the mqnB gene encoding futalosine hydrolase, with protein sequence MIALIAAVPLETELLRQTLSPWEVRQCAGYDLFRGSYGGRSIGLLHCGVGKVNAAAATKALITACTPSLILSFGCGGAYPGAGLLTGDLALATAEIYGDEGVLTPGGFCDMEAIGFPLARRGGEAFFNRFPLKAALIEHAAPLLKTLCDSRGCRFASGPFVTISTCSGTLAAGLAMEERTSGICENMEGAAIAHVCQLHDTPFLEVRGISNLTEDRDFSRWDLRGAAAMAQQGVLTLLENRPERAISA encoded by the coding sequence ATGATTGCCCTGATCGCCGCCGTACCGCTTGAAACCGAGCTGCTGCGCCAGACCCTGTCGCCATGGGAAGTGCGCCAGTGCGCCGGGTACGACCTGTTTCGGGGCAGCTATGGGGGACGCTCCATCGGTCTGCTGCACTGCGGGGTCGGCAAGGTCAACGCGGCGGCGGCGACGAAGGCGCTCATCACTGCCTGTACGCCAAGCCTCATCCTCTCTTTCGGCTGCGGCGGCGCCTACCCCGGTGCCGGCCTGCTCACGGGAGACCTCGCCCTGGCAACGGCAGAAATCTACGGGGATGAGGGCGTTTTGACCCCCGGTGGTTTCTGCGATATGGAAGCCATTGGCTTTCCCCTGGCCCGCCGGGGCGGGGAAGCTTTTTTTAACCGGTTTCCACTGAAGGCCGCCCTGATCGAACACGCCGCCCCGCTCCTGAAGACGCTCTGCGACAGCAGAGGCTGCCGCTTTGCCTCCGGACCGTTTGTCACCATCTCTACTTGTTCGGGTACTTTGGCGGCCGGCCTGGCCATGGAAGAGCGCACCAGCGGGATTTGCGAAAATATGGAAGGGGCGGCTATCGCCCACGTCTGCCAACTGCACGACACCCCCTTTCTGGAGGTGCGGGGCATCTCCAACCTCACCGAAGACCGGGATTTTTCCCGCTGGGACCTGCGCGGTGCTGCCGCCATGGCCCAGCAAGGGGTGCTGACCCTGCTGGAAAACCGGCCGGAAAGGGCTATCTCCGCATGA
- a CDS encoding recombinase family protein, translated as MNGYIAYYRVSTDRQGKSGLGLDAQKKQVRDFISNGNGTLTAEYVEVESGKNNDRPELAKAIRQSQLTGNKLVIAKLDRLSRSLHYITSLAESKVDFIVCDLPGCDQFTINLYGALAQRERELISTRTKSALQASKARGKVLGSPQNLTEDAAAKGRVLGVEARKQKADEFAEKVAPIINGYINDGLSLNQIARELNKDNILTARGKAGSWTPTAVKNVLDRLAA; from the coding sequence ATGAACGGATACATTGCTTACTACCGAGTCAGCACAGACAGGCAGGGAAAAAGCGGCTTAGGTCTGGACGCTCAGAAGAAGCAGGTTCGTGATTTCATCTCTAACGGTAATGGCACTTTGACCGCTGAATATGTTGAGGTGGAGTCGGGCAAGAACAATGACAGGCCGGAACTTGCAAAGGCAATCCGTCAATCTCAGCTCACCGGCAACAAACTTGTTATTGCCAAGCTGGACCGCCTCAGCCGTTCCCTGCACTACATTACCTCCCTTGCTGAGAGCAAGGTTGACTTCATCGTATGTGACCTTCCAGGTTGCGACCAATTCACCATCAACCTTTACGGCGCTCTTGCTCAGCGGGAGCGGGAACTTATCTCTACTCGCACGAAATCAGCCCTACAAGCTTCGAAAGCTCGTGGGAAGGTCCTGGGTAGCCCTCAGAACCTCACTGAGGATGCAGCGGCTAAAGGGCGGGTCCTGGGGGTGGAAGCAAGGAAGCAGAAGGCTGATGAATTTGCCGAGAAGGTAGCCCCGATTATCAATGGTTATATCAATGACGGCCTGAGCCTGAACCAGATTGCACGGGAACTGAACAAGGACAACATCTTGACCGCAAGGGGCAAGGCAGGTAGCTGGACCCCAACGGCAGTTAAGAACGTGCTGGACCGCCTTGCAGCTTAA
- a CDS encoding 1,4-dihydroxy-6-naphthoate synthase gives MSQQLTLGYSPCPNDTFIFHALIHGLIPTGDLCFRERLEDVETLNRLALEGTLDLTKISYHALGHLRDDYALLRSGGALGRGCGPLVVTTGATTMEELKGKKIAIPGRLTTANLLLQLYGEGFEDVLILPFDQIMAVIRSGQVEAGVIIHESRFTYQAHGLTQVADLGAWWEQETGLPIPLGGILAKRSLGAATIARVEAALRASVAYAQSHPESSRAYIRQHSQELADDVIASHIALYVNPFSLDLGEEGVRAVETLLQRAEERGIVPPSRQPLFVT, from the coding sequence ATGAGCCAGCAACTGACCCTGGGCTACTCGCCCTGCCCCAATGACACTTTTATCTTTCACGCCCTCATTCATGGCCTGATTCCAACGGGGGATCTGTGTTTTCGCGAACGCCTGGAGGATGTGGAGACTCTCAACCGCCTGGCCCTGGAGGGCACCCTCGATCTGACCAAAATCAGCTACCATGCCTTGGGCCATCTGCGCGACGATTACGCCCTCCTGCGCAGCGGCGGCGCTCTGGGGCGCGGCTGCGGTCCGTTGGTGGTGACAACCGGCGCCACCACCATGGAGGAGCTGAAAGGGAAAAAGATCGCCATCCCCGGCCGCCTGACGACCGCCAATCTCCTGCTGCAGCTTTATGGTGAAGGGTTCGAGGACGTGCTGATTCTGCCTTTCGATCAGATCATGGCCGTGATCCGGTCGGGGCAGGTCGAGGCCGGGGTGATCATTCACGAATCCCGCTTCACCTACCAGGCTCACGGTCTGACCCAGGTGGCCGACCTCGGGGCCTGGTGGGAACAGGAGACCGGTCTGCCCATCCCCCTGGGAGGCATTCTGGCCAAACGTTCCCTGGGCGCCGCCACGATCGCCCGCGTCGAAGCGGCTCTGCGCGCCAGCGTGGCCTACGCCCAGAGTCACCCGGAAAGCTCGCGGGCCTATATCCGTCAGCACTCTCAGGAGCTGGCCGATGACGTCATTGCCAGCCACATCGCCCTTTACGTCAACCCCTTCTCCCTCGACCTGGGCGAAGAGGGGGTGCGGGCGGTTGAAACCCTGCTGCAGCGGGCGGAGGAGCGCGGCATCGTCCCGCCCAGCCGACAGCCTCTCTTTGTGACCTGA
- a CDS encoding DNA cytosine methyltransferase, whose protein sequence is MMIIKNSEDCVLSLFSGAGGFSLGFSMAGLKPIAGIEINRDACETYRHNIGSPCHEADINSLEPQYLKSLTGNTSPFVIIGGPPCQGFSTAGNRQANDPRNKLIFSYLNIVETLKPRWFIFENVEGVLTSGSGQAIVGLASEFIRIGYSIRIQKVNFAGYGLPQTRKRVLIIGNRVGIDFVFPKETHSYKSGKSKKSNGKPLAPTFDEATAGLGMASSSKDTLVGYESETPSNRYDSFMRRNNQSKFVTMHYHTTTEQDTVKFSQLKCGETMKDLPEELWHESFKRRANRRVKDGTPTEKRGGAPSGIKRLFGNLNCLTITGAASREFIHPHYDRALTLRECARIQSFPDCFEFHGNSASQAQQIGNAVPPLMASIFAKHLIEVDGKFGSSRSDTQHHVSPRLLGFQLTEASGMSPALELTYRNLEKLVQTEMDFS, encoded by the coding sequence ATGATGATTATTAAAAATTCTGAGGATTGCGTTCTCTCGTTATTTTCTGGGGCTGGCGGCTTCTCTTTGGGCTTTTCCATGGCCGGACTTAAGCCAATAGCTGGCATTGAAATTAACCGAGATGCGTGTGAAACATATCGCCACAACATTGGCAGCCCCTGCCACGAAGCAGATATTAACTCTCTAGAGCCACAATACCTTAAGTCACTAACCGGGAACACATCCCCCTTCGTTATTATTGGTGGTCCTCCGTGCCAAGGATTCAGCACAGCAGGGAACAGACAGGCTAATGACCCAAGAAATAAGCTCATTTTCAGTTATTTAAATATAGTAGAGACACTTAAGCCCCGATGGTTCATCTTTGAAAATGTGGAGGGTGTTCTAACTTCAGGCAGTGGACAAGCAATAGTTGGTTTGGCCTCAGAATTTATAAGAATCGGTTATTCAATTCGAATACAAAAAGTAAACTTTGCTGGTTATGGCTTACCTCAGACACGGAAAAGGGTTCTTATTATCGGCAATAGGGTCGGAATAGATTTTGTCTTTCCAAAAGAAACCCACTCTTATAAATCTGGCAAATCAAAAAAATCAAACGGAAAGCCATTAGCTCCAACATTTGATGAGGCTACTGCAGGATTAGGTATGGCCTCTTCATCAAAAGATACTCTTGTAGGATACGAATCAGAAACCCCTTCGAACCGTTACGATTCGTTTATGCGTAGGAATAACCAGTCTAAATTCGTGACAATGCATTACCACACGACAACTGAGCAAGATACTGTCAAATTCAGTCAACTAAAATGTGGCGAAACAATGAAGGACTTACCAGAAGAACTCTGGCACGAGAGCTTTAAACGACGTGCAAACAGAAGAGTTAAAGATGGAACGCCAACAGAAAAGCGTGGCGGTGCCCCGTCGGGGATTAAGCGGTTATTCGGTAATTTAAATTGCCTTACTATAACGGGTGCGGCTTCAAGAGAATTCATCCACCCACACTATGACAGGGCACTCACATTAAGAGAATGTGCCAGGATACAATCATTTCCCGATTGCTTCGAATTTCATGGTAATTCCGCATCACAGGCTCAACAGATTGGGAATGCAGTTCCTCCATTGATGGCTTCTATATTCGCTAAGCATCTTATAGAAGTTGACGGAAAGTTTGGCTCTTCTCGCTCGGATACCCAACATCATGTATCACCACGATTGTTGGGATTCCAACTTACAGAGGCTTCCGGCATGAGTCCTGCGCTTGAATTGACATATAGAAACCTTGAAAAACTCGTACAAACTGAAATGGATTTTAGTTAG
- the serA gene encoding phosphoglycerate dehydrogenase, protein MKVLVTDEISQEGLQPLLDDPRIEVDVKLGLSVPELHQTIGAYDAIITRSGTQVDQPLLDHATRLKIIARAGVGIDNVDVEAASGKGVIVVNAPFGNVNSAAEHTMAILLSLCRNVTVANASLKSGEWKRAPFTGYELKGKTVGIIGLGKVGGRVALRCKAFEADVIACDPYIAEKRAEDFGVKLVSLEDIVRYADIITVHTPLNEETRDLVGAEHFPGMKDGVIIVNCARGGIINEEAMLAALESSKVAGAAFDVWSEEPPRTETLQKLIAHPRMIVTPHLGANTFEAQKNVAIDVSREIVNYLDGRPLENALNIPRFDPDLMDHMKPFMALVSRIGDFISQLATPNPNKVTFTYNGKLARYDCAPLTVCGLAALLNRHTEQEVNMVNARLIARNMGIDVEEVRNTEAGSFSNLITLTIETPEGRRIIAGTLFDGVPKIVKMRDFNTDFQPEEHMLVITYDDKPGLIGKIGTILGEADINIGSLNLGRREKAGEAMVVLSLDAPIPEEIVARLAEAVGAHFIKAVHMAR, encoded by the coding sequence ATGAAGGTCCTTGTTACCGATGAAATTTCCCAGGAAGGGCTCCAGCCCCTTCTCGATGATCCCCGTATCGAAGTCGACGTCAAGCTCGGCCTGTCCGTTCCCGAGCTGCATCAGACGATTGGAGCCTACGACGCCATCATCACCCGCAGCGGCACCCAGGTCGATCAGCCGCTGCTGGATCACGCCACCAGGCTCAAGATAATCGCCCGCGCCGGGGTTGGCATCGACAATGTCGATGTGGAAGCGGCCAGCGGCAAAGGGGTGATCGTGGTCAATGCCCCTTTCGGCAACGTCAATTCGGCGGCCGAACATACCATGGCCATTCTGCTTTCGTTGTGCCGCAACGTCACGGTGGCCAACGCCTCCCTCAAAAGCGGCGAGTGGAAGCGGGCGCCCTTTACCGGCTATGAACTCAAGGGCAAGACCGTCGGCATCATCGGCCTCGGCAAGGTCGGTGGCCGCGTGGCGCTGCGCTGCAAGGCCTTCGAGGCCGACGTCATCGCCTGTGATCCCTACATCGCTGAAAAGCGGGCGGAAGATTTCGGGGTCAAGCTGGTCTCCCTCGAAGACATCGTGCGCTATGCTGACATCATCACCGTGCATACGCCTCTGAACGAAGAAACCCGCGACCTGGTAGGTGCCGAGCACTTCCCCGGCATGAAGGATGGCGTCATCATTGTCAACTGCGCCCGTGGCGGCATTATCAACGAGGAGGCCATGCTGGCTGCCCTTGAAAGCAGCAAGGTGGCCGGCGCCGCTTTCGACGTGTGGAGCGAGGAGCCCCCGCGCACCGAAACCCTGCAGAAGCTCATCGCTCACCCCAGGATGATCGTCACCCCCCACCTTGGGGCCAACACCTTCGAAGCGCAGAAGAATGTGGCGATCGATGTCAGCCGGGAGATCGTCAATTACCTGGACGGCCGCCCCCTGGAAAACGCCCTCAACATCCCCCGTTTCGATCCCGACCTCATGGACCATATGAAACCCTTCATGGCCCTGGTCAGCCGCATCGGCGACTTTATCTCCCAGCTGGCGACCCCCAACCCCAACAAGGTCACTTTCACCTACAACGGCAAGCTGGCCCGCTACGACTGCGCTCCCCTGACCGTGTGCGGCCTGGCCGCACTGCTCAACCGCCATACGGAGCAGGAAGTCAACATGGTCAACGCCCGCCTCATCGCCCGCAATATGGGGATTGACGTGGAAGAGGTGCGCAACACCGAAGCCGGCTCCTTCTCGAACCTCATCACCCTGACCATCGAGACCCCCGAGGGACGTCGCATCATCGCCGGCACCCTGTTCGACGGTGTTCCCAAAATCGTCAAGATGCGCGACTTTAACACCGATTTCCAGCCGGAAGAACACATGCTGGTCATCACCTATGATGACAAGCCGGGTCTGATCGGGAAAATCGGGACCATCCTGGGCGAAGCCGACATCAATATCGGCTCCCTCAACCTGGGGCGCCGCGAGAAGGCCGGCGAAGCCATGGTGGTTCTCTCCCTCGATGCCCCCATCCCGGAGGAGATTGTCGCCCGACTGGCCGAGGCGGTAGGCGCGCACTTTATCAAAGCTGTCCATATGGCGCGGTAA
- a CDS encoding site-specific integrase, with product MAIKYEKLTRPQMRRLEAGEKIEEHGIVFTRLNNGDGRFAINVMVDGQRIHRAIGKESEGVTREHVEAAIAGLRTKAREDRLNLPQGRKVAMGFREASKKYIENLEEEGGKDIKNKKRRLEQHLVPYFGNQPLSKITVSDIERYKEKRSKEKAVPGGEKNKPLDISTLKNTSNGTINRELAVLSHLFNKAIDWKWIPYRPCKVKLLPEESNKIVYLTREQISSLQQMSLEDENPHIHLFILIGIDTGMRKSEILAIRLEHIDINRKQIHVPEGKAGTREQPITGRLADVLKEVIENAEEGEEWLFPSAKSKTGHVTNLDKAFRRVVAAAGLDPSQIVRHTMRHTAVTHLVQEGIDLPTVMRISGHKTLAMVLRYAHQNGEHIQDAMDRLEQRLEGAS from the coding sequence ATGGCAATCAAATACGAAAAGCTCACACGTCCGCAAATGAGAAGGCTAGAAGCGGGGGAGAAGATTGAAGAGCATGGCATTGTATTCACTCGGCTGAATAATGGTGACGGTCGTTTTGCAATCAATGTCATGGTAGACGGCCAACGGATTCACAGGGCTATCGGGAAAGAATCCGAAGGTGTGACCCGTGAGCATGTAGAGGCTGCCATAGCAGGGTTGAGAACAAAAGCCAGGGAAGACCGTTTGAACCTCCCCCAAGGGCGTAAGGTTGCAATGGGGTTCCGAGAGGCTTCCAAGAAATATATTGAAAACCTGGAAGAGGAAGGCGGTAAGGATATTAAGAACAAAAAGCGCCGCCTGGAGCAGCATCTTGTTCCGTATTTCGGTAATCAGCCATTGTCGAAAATTACAGTTAGCGACATTGAACGTTATAAGGAAAAGCGGTCAAAAGAGAAGGCTGTGCCAGGGGGGGAGAAGAATAAGCCCCTCGATATCTCTACACTGAAGAATACGAGTAATGGAACAATCAACCGAGAGTTGGCGGTGCTGTCTCATCTGTTTAATAAGGCTATAGACTGGAAGTGGATTCCTTACAGGCCATGCAAGGTTAAGCTGCTCCCTGAAGAATCGAACAAGATTGTCTACCTCACGAGAGAGCAAATATCATCTCTGCAACAAATGTCCCTGGAAGACGAGAACCCCCACATCCATCTGTTCATACTGATAGGCATTGATACGGGAATGCGTAAATCAGAAATTCTCGCTATCCGGCTTGAGCATATAGACATTAATAGAAAGCAGATTCATGTCCCTGAGGGCAAGGCCGGAACGAGAGAGCAGCCAATCACCGGACGGCTTGCCGATGTGTTGAAAGAAGTCATAGAGAATGCAGAAGAGGGGGAGGAGTGGCTGTTCCCGTCTGCCAAATCAAAAACAGGTCATGTGACCAACCTGGACAAAGCATTCAGGCGGGTTGTTGCGGCGGCAGGATTGGACCCTTCGCAAATTGTCCGTCACACCATGAGGCACACTGCTGTAACGCATCTTGTTCAGGAAGGCATAGACCTGCCAACGGTCATGAGAATATCAGGGCATAAGACTTTGGCTATGGTGCTAAGGTATGCACACCAGAACGGGGAGCATATTCAGGATGCTATGGACAGGCTGGAGCAGAGGTTAGAAGGTGCTTCTTAG